The bacterium DNA segment AATTTCTACTGCTGCGATGGTGATGCCTTGAATGGTCGCAATGTCCCGGTAGGGCATGCCGGCAAACCGCCAACAAACTATGTCCCGGATCTCTGGGGGCAGGCGCAGGAATTCAACCATTGCCTCCCTCATGACAGAGATCGGCAAGTGCACTTCATCGCCTTCAGCAGACTGCTCACTGCAAACTGCAAACTGGCTTCTTCTTTCTTCGTACTCCAACGTGTAGTCCGAGTTCTCTTTGAGCTCGCACTTTGCGCAGGGGGTCTCGGCAAATGGTTTGCGAGCAAACTTCCCCGCTTCAATATCAGCCCTGACTTTGCACTTATGACATTCCATTGCTGTTCTCCTCTCTGCCTACTGCTACCTGCCAACTGCCTGCTGACTTTTTCGCCCATACCCAGATGATCCAGGGGAACTCGACCTTTGCCTGATCAAAGGCGAGGCGTGCCCGTTGTTCGCTCCCCAGGGCGTAGCCGCCCTTGACTTCGTGGCATTCGATTTTCCCCTTGTCGGTGAAGACGACCCAGTCGGGGGTGTACCGGTGACCGTTCGCCATCCGGAAGGTTAGGGCCTCGTACCTGGCATCCTTCCCACGTAGGTATGTCTTCCGGTAATCGGTTTCCGTTTTGTTCGGCTTCCGATGCCCACGCTTGCCGCGATCGGCGGCAGGGACAGGTGTCGGGGTGGGGGGCAACTCCGGAACGATTGTCCGGGATCCTGCCGGCTTGGCGTAACTCTCGAGCTGGGCTCGAGCTTGCGCCTGGAGACGGGGCGGTAGGTCTTCAATTTTAATTCCCATGGTTTTCCTTTTTCGGTGAGGGGGGGAGGGGGGTATCCTTACATCTAACCTGTCTAAGATTTTATCCATACGCCCCCCCTGACTAATCAAACTCAAACTCAAAGCGATGTGACCCCGATCGGGTTGTGATCGGGTCGCGATCGGGGGGCGATCGGGGGGCGATTGCCACCCCATCGCCTTGCGTTTCCGATTTTTCCTGCCTGAGAACACATCTCTCGATAAGATTTCTGATCCGCGCGACATGACAGTAACTTGTCGTTATAGAGCCGCCCGTTTTCGGCTCTGAAGCACCGGAGGATCTTGGCTTTGTGTTTCGGCCAGTCCCCATAGCATCGTGACCACGCCGCCAGAATGTCGTCATCGTCGGGGAGGCCACAATCGTCTTCATTCCAGGCGCGGCACAGGAGCAGCCAATACGCCCCGAACTCGGCATTCGACATTGATGCAACCCGGCCGCTCCCGAGCAGGTTGTTTACATAGCAGGGGAAAGAAGGTGATTTCATACTCTTGCCTCCCCGCTATTTTTATCGTCAGGCAACGTATGGCAATACTTCGCCGGACATCCTCTGATTTCTCGATTGCCGCAAAGCCATTGGGGTAAACTCCTGGGTGAGCGTGTCTTGTAACCTACCCCCGGCGTGAAGACACCAGGATCCAAGCGGGGCCAGTAGCAATCTCGTGCGGGACATTCCGTATCCGAGACGTCCACATAATCTTTTAATCGTTTATCGCGTATTTTCACGACTTGACCTCCCGTCCACATTTGTTCCCAGGGGTGTCGCGTTCCCGTGCCGTCCTGTCGGACTCCAGGATGGACTCCAAACGATCGAGCCAGTCGTCCATGAAACGCTGATGCCTGGATGTGATATCCTCCAAATTACTTACGGCCGACCTTATCACCTCTGCACCGCTAGCCACATTGCGGCCAGCCTGGGCGACATCCTCGGCACCATGCAGGTACATACTTTCCATAAAACTCCCTTACCTCCATTCCGCCTGGGACCATTGCGCGTCAACCATGGCGCGCGTAGCCCCGGCCTTAAACCAATCTCTCAAATCCTTGTGACCACACGGCGTCACCATGCGGATGCCGATCTTTGCGGCCAGCAAAACATCGCCCAGTTTCTTGGCCCCGGCGATCCCCGGTCCGTCAGCATCGGCACAGATCGTCACGCGTTTAATTCCCAGGCGCCGGCACGTGTCCACCACATGCCGCTCGGAGCCGGTGCAGGAGGGGCGCCCGATCGACCAGAACCCCAGGGCCAGGGCGGCGGTCGCATCGGTCGGGCCCTCGCACACCAGCGGTTCGTCGCCGTCGTAATGCGGGGAAATAAACACACCGGCCCGGCTGCCGATGACCGCCCGCTTTGTCCCGTCCCGGTTCCGCGTCCGGATCCCGCAGATCTGGCCCGTGCCGTCATACATGGGGAAGGCGAGCATCTGGCCCAGAGTGCAGGCGCCCATAACGTCCAGGGCGTCAATGGGGAGGCCCAAAATTCTGGCCCAGGACTCCATGTGGTTCCAGGTAATGACGAAGCGTACGGTCTGCCACCACAGGGCGGCGTTGAAATCGGGTGGCTCGTAGCCAATAGCCGGGACGGCGCGGGGTGGGGGGCAGGCGCGCACCACTCCGCCATGTAACCAGCCACCGTTTCCGGTTGGCCGGTCGGATTGCACCCTCATACAACACACGGCACCGGTGTCCGCCGCCACCCCGCACCAGTCATGCCGGTTGCAAATGGGGCAGGGGTGTTGTCTTGAGACGCGTCGCCAGACAGTCATTCGCTAGCCTTCTGATCGTATTCGGCGATTATTTTGCGGGCCTTCTCCTTGTATGAATCAATGACATAGCTGCAAAGGTGATCGATCACATTATTTTCGGGTCGGATCACTATTCCCTTTGCCACAGCGGTATCCCATACGATGGTAAAGGCCATTAATTTCAAGGTTAGTGTTTCCAGTTCTGTCACGTTGTACTCTCTTTCTTTTTCCATCCTTCTTTCGCGGCGATCCCATCAATCATCTGACCGGCCACCTCCCGAGTGACATCGGTGGGCATGCCTCGCTTGCGCAGGATTTTCGCCTGGTTGAAGGAACACATCCCGGCATCCCATCGCCGGAAGAGTTCATTGAGGATTTGCCGGGCCTGACCATAGGGGAGCGATTCCGGATCGATACCCTGCTTGCGAAGCACATTGGCCTGGCCTTCACTCAGTTGCTTACCCCGATCCCAGCCGCGCTCAGCCACAGGTTTGACGTCGAACACGTCGAACGGGTTGATGGTTTGCGTCGAAAACTTGGCACGCGCCGTCAGGCGGGCCCGGCGCGCCGCCTCCCGCTCTTTCTGCTGTCGTTCCTCTTCGGCGGCCGCGTCAAACGCCTCATCCACACGCAGGGGCTGGCCATCCTGCAACTTGCGGATGGCCAACTCCCGCACCTCTTCGGAAACCTTGCCGCCGAGGATATCCACGGAAGTGCAGAGTTTGTGGCGTCCGGAATTGCCGACAAAGTCGACAATGAGCGCGGTGGGTTTTTCACTGGCTTCGATCAATGCCCGGCGAGCCTCACCGCTTTCATGGTTGTTGAGTTCATGGGCAATGGTGTCTGCGGGCCGCAAGGCGCGCCCCGCCATCTGCGCATAAAGCGAGCGGCTTTTCGTCGGACGGGCCATGATGACCACCTCGACGGCCGGATTATCAAACCCCTCTGTCAGGACCGCGCAATTACACACCACCTGGACGCGGCCCGTCTTGAAATCATCAAGAATCCGCTTCCGCTCATCCTCGGGTGTTTCGCCGCATACCCATGCCGCCATGCCCTCCCGGCTGCGATTAAACATCTCCGCCATCCGTTCGGCATGGGAAACACTCGATGCGAATACCAAGCTCCGCTTGTTGCCAATGATTTCAACGGACGGTGCCACGATCCGGTGCAGATTCTCCTCATACTCCATCACCTTTGCCAGATCAGCCCCGTTCAGATCCCCCGCGGTGGTCCGGCATAGGCTGAAATCCAATCCTTCGACATGGACCATTTGCTGGGTGACAGGCACCAGCCAGCCGTCCTTGATGGCATCGGCAATCTCATAATCATAGGCCACGGTGTCATAAACCTGCCCCAACGCCTCCTCATCGGCCCGATCCGGCGTCGCCGTGACACCCAGCACGCGGATATCGGGATTACCTTTCGTGTACC contains these protein-coding regions:
- a CDS encoding DUF1376 domain-containing protein; protein product: MKSPSFPCYVNNLLGSGRVASMSNAEFGAYWLLLCRAWNEDDCGLPDDDDILAAWSRCYGDWPKHKAKILRCFRAENGRLYNDKLLSCRADQKSYREMCSQAGKIGNARRWGGNRPPIAPRSRPDHNPIGVTSL
- a CDS encoding DEAD/DEAH box helicase; its protein translation is MRPYQDESVRRIEAEWQTNRSTLLVLPTGAGKTVTFAEVIRRAFPRRALVLAHRRELVYQARDKIAAITSWRVDIEMGDSRADMGCMFGGPRVVVSTIQTQSSGGDGAGRMTRFDPRLFGVVVVDEGHHSTSPQWKRVLDWYTKGNPDIRVLGVTATPDRADEEALGQVYDTVAYDYEIADAIKDGWLVPVTQQMVHVEGLDFSLCRTTAGDLNGADLAKVMEYEENLHRIVAPSVEIIGNKRSLVFASSVSHAERMAEMFNRSREGMAAWVCGETPEDERKRILDDFKTGRVQVVCNCAVLTEGFDNPAVEVVIMARPTKSRSLYAQMAGRALRPADTIAHELNNHESGEARRALIEASEKPTALIVDFVGNSGRHKLCTSVDILGGKVSEEVRELAIRKLQDGQPLRVDEAFDAAAEEERQQKEREAARRARLTARAKFSTQTINPFDVFDVKPVAERGWDRGKQLSEGQANVLRKQGIDPESLPYGQARQILNELFRRWDAGMCSFNQAKILRKRGMPTDVTREVAGQMIDGIAAKEGWKKKESTT